The genomic interval TAGACCAGCAGATTGTAGCCATACAATTAAGTGTACCCGTATTAGATTGGGGAGAACGAAAAGGGAATATAAAAACTGCAAAAATGAATAAAGAGGTGGTAGATATTGAGTTGCAACAGAATGAAGATACCTATAAGCAAGATGTTACTTTAAACGTTTTAGATTTTAATTTACAAAATGAACTAGTTCTTGGTGCATTACGCACCAGTGAAATAGCAAAAGAGTCTTATAGTTTAACAGAAAAACGGTTTCTGTCTGGAAATGTAGATTTTTTAAATTTAACCTCTTCTAGAAAAGCTTGGCAAATAGCCAATGAAAATTATATACAAGCCTTACAAAGTTATTGGAACCTCTATTATAAAGTACAACAGTTAACCTTATATAATTTTATAAAAAAGACTCCTTTAGTGCAAGATTTTAAAAGCATACTCGAAGATTAATAAAAAAAGCTATGACATACCCTGAAAGAAAAGAAAAAGAAAAACACTTATTATATTTAATAGAGCAAGAAAGATTGTTTAATCTAAAAAAAATCGCAAATGATTATGAGTGCAGCAGTAGAACGATAAAAAGAATGCTCTTAAATTTACGAGAAGAAGGTTTTAATATAGTCTATTGTAGAAAGTGTAATAAATATCTTTTAAAAGAATAACAAAGGGACAAAAATTGTCCCTCCCATGTGTTTTCTTTGTAGGATAATTATTGTAGGTTTAGGTGTTTTGTAAAAAACCCTCCAGGTATTATTTATATATAATTAAAAAATAGCATCACCTAATCGTTTAACTAAAAATATGCCTATGTAATAAGCCAAAATACCCAGAGGAAGTCTTTAATTATTTATTGACTAAATAGTTGTTTTAAAAAATTAAGCTATTTAATATTTTGTAAAAGTAGTATTTCCTTTTTAGACTTTAGAGAAGAAATAATTAAAATTTAATAAAATTTAATAAAATGAAAAAAATAATAGGAATAATAGGAGTTTGTGCATTTGCTATGACAATGTTTATGAACACAAACTACGTTAAAAACAATGATAGTACTTTGGCTAGTTTAATTGCAATAAATGTTGCCAATGCAGAATATGATGATGGTGATATATGTAGTGACGAATGGGATGCACCTGGCTGTACATTCATTCAAAATGGTCACGCCTATATTGCTTATGACTGTGAACCAGACACATGGTACACTTTAGCAGATTGTATGTAAACTATTTATAATACATACTTCCTTAAAAAAAGAGGTATGTATTATACTTTAAAAAAGTATTTAAACCAAACTTTTATTTTGGATTAACTATAAATCAGTAAAATTTCTATGATGAAAATTAGAACAATGATAATAATGTTGATTTGTATTCAACAATTTAGCTCATGTAAAGAAAATAATATTAATAAACTTAAATTAAATAAAGACACACAATATTTTAATGAGTTTCCTTTAGAATATAATATTATTTTTAAAAATCTAGTTGATTATAAGATTGGGATTCCTAGAAGAATATTACTTATCGATTCAACTTTAATTTTTTTTAATATCCCTAAAAAATCACAATACATTTTCAGTAACTACTCTTTAAATACGGGTATACTTGGAGATGGTTACTTACAAAAAGGTAATGGTCCTCATGAAGTAATCTCCGCAGCTTCTGGAGGTGTCCTTGGCAATAGTTTATGGGTTTATGACGCTACATCAAACAAAATACTTACAACCAATAAGAACAAGGCAATAGCTCACAACACTTTTTCAAACCCAAACGTAAAAAAATTGAATGAAAATTATTACAAAATTGATTTTATAGATAGTCTTAAGTTTGTTGGAATTAGAAGTAAACTATCCCCAACTTCTTCTAAGTTTGAAAACTTAAACTTAACTTCAAGTAAATCAACAAACAGTTACGGGAAATATGTAAATGTTTCCAAAAAAATTAAATTAGAAACTATTTCAGATATTTATACATCTACCATATTTTCAAAACCAACAGGAGATAAAGTTGTTTTAGGGTATAGATACTCAGATTTAATTGAGATTTATGATTTGAAATCAGAAAAATGTATTTCCATACAAGGTCCACAAAAATTTGATGTAAATTATACTCAAGAAAAAAACCAAAACTTTTTTTATATGGGTAAAAGTAAAACTACCCAAAAGT from Polaribacter sejongensis carries:
- a CDS encoding TolB-like 6-bladed beta-propeller domain-containing protein; protein product: MMKIRTMIIMLICIQQFSSCKENNINKLKLNKDTQYFNEFPLEYNIIFKNLVDYKIGIPRRILLIDSTLIFFNIPKKSQYIFSNYSLNTGILGDGYLQKGNGPHEVISAASGGVLGNSLWVYDATSNKILTTNKNKAIAHNTFSNPNVKKLNENYYKIDFIDSLKFVGIRSKLSPTSSKFENLNLTSSKSTNSYGKYVNVSKKIKLETISDIYTSTIFSKPTGDKVVLGYRYSDLIEIYDLKSEKCISIQGPQKFDVNYTQEKNQNFFYMGKSKTTQKSFINGAVTNKYIYLIFSGHQRKNRSEADRKKWTYGKQVYVYDWDGNPIKKITLDRYIYTLGISDDDSTIYSYDIETGFIIESKIN